One stretch of Bacillota bacterium DNA includes these proteins:
- a CDS encoding cobalamin-dependent protein (Presence of a B(12) (cobalamin)-binding domain implies dependence on cobalamin itself, in one of its several forms, or in some unusual lineages, dependence on a cobalamin-like analog.): MQLTRTALDEGLAPDTILSAHLIPAIEEVGRRFGSGEIFLPELMKSAGAMQAATAVIRSAAGAAGEMRLVRGTVVIATVQGDIHDIGKNIVSMFLESNGYRVADLGRDVSARAVLEGAREDRANVVCLSALLTTTMRRMREVIELFAREKSACPVIVGGAAISREFARAIGAAGYGKDAVEAVSEVTRIVEATHRALLLSTPTSGPLNRM; this comes from the coding sequence ATGCAGCTCACACGGACGGCACTGGATGAAGGCCTGGCGCCAGATACCATCCTCTCCGCCCATCTCATACCCGCAATCGAAGAAGTGGGTCGCCGGTTCGGATCAGGGGAGATATTCCTGCCGGAGCTAATGAAGTCGGCCGGGGCGATGCAGGCGGCGACGGCAGTCATCAGGTCTGCCGCGGGCGCGGCCGGCGAGATGCGCCTGGTCCGGGGCACGGTGGTCATTGCGACTGTGCAAGGCGACATCCACGACATCGGGAAGAATATCGTCTCCATGTTCCTGGAGAGCAACGGCTACCGAGTGGCCGACCTGGGCCGGGATGTGAGTGCCCGCGCAGTGCTCGAAGGAGCCAGGGAAGACAGGGCTAACGTGGTGTGCCTGAGCGCGCTCCTCACCACGACGATGAGAAGGATGCGCGAGGTAATCGAGCTTTTCGCGCGGGAAAAATCCGCGTGCCCCGTAATCGTGGGCGGCGCAGCGATCTCGAGGGAGTTCGCAAGGGCAATCGGTGCAGCGGGGTACGGGAAGGACGCCGTTGAGGCAGTCTCCGAGGTCACGAGAATCGTAGAAGCCACTCACAGGGCATTGCTGCTGTCGACCCCTACATCGGGGCCGCTGAATCGTATGTGA
- a CDS encoding DUF86 domain-containing protein, producing MLNHVLIEERLALMAGYLRELEIIAKRPQGEFLQDRILSGAAESYLRRSLEVVFDIGRHILSKSGATELAGEFKGIARGLAERGVVGAELGQRLVQMTGYRNRLVHLYNQVTDQELYGIITNDLADLRAFIREIRDYVARCAADHRD from the coding sequence CGAAGAACGCTTAGCCCTGATGGCCGGTTATCTGCGTGAACTGGAGATAATCGCAAAGAGGCCACAGGGCGAGTTCCTGCAAGACCGTATCTTGAGCGGAGCCGCGGAGAGTTACCTGCGCCGTTCGCTGGAGGTGGTCTTTGACATCGGCCGACATATCCTGTCTAAATCCGGCGCCACGGAATTGGCCGGTGAGTTCAAAGGCATCGCCAGGGGGTTGGCGGAGCGCGGCGTGGTCGGTGCGGAGTTGGGGCAGAGACTCGTGCAGATGACTGGCTATCGTAATCGTCTCGTGCATCTGTACAATCAAGTGACCGACCAGGAGTTGTACGGGATCATCACGAATGACCTTGCGGACTTGCGCGCTTTCATCAGAGAGATACGGGATTATGTCGCGCGATGCGCGGCCGATCACCGGGACTAA